From the Tripterygium wilfordii isolate XIE 37 chromosome 6, ASM1340144v1, whole genome shotgun sequence genome, one window contains:
- the LOC119999697 gene encoding uncharacterized protein LOC119999697 yields the protein MRRQQQHQQHQDQDQDQDQQFRVFYDLSSLVLNLLRSPPSPIQLSEQAPALTPQPTEVSSSRRRPSSPQISPAGFAALMLGISVALMLCGSVTFFIGFILMPWVIGLVMVFYVAGIVSSLSMLGRSIFCQATAPTSPRKEIPAWKLL from the exons aTGAGAAGACAACAGCAACATCAACAGCATCAGGACCAGGACCAGGACCAGGACCAGCAGTTCAGGGTTTTCTACGACCTCTCGTCGCTGGTGCTCAACCTGCTGCGTTCACCTCCTTCGCCGATACAGTTATCGGAGCAAGCTCCGGCGTTGACACCACAGCCGACGGAGGTTTCTTCGTCCAGGAGGAGGCCATCGTCTCCGCAGATCTCGCCGGCGGGGTTCGCGGCGCTGATGCTGGGGATATCGGTTGCGTTGATGTTGTGTGGATCGGTGACGTTTTTTATCGGGttcatattgatgccttgggtTATTGGATTGGTTATGGTGTTCTACGTCGCTGGGATTGTCTCGAGCCTCTCGATGTTAGGCCGTTCAATTTTCTGTCAGGCGACGGCCCCTACTTCTCCGCGAAAGGAGATTCCTG CATGGAAACTGTTGTGA
- the LOC119999426 gene encoding calmodulin-binding transcription activator 4 encodes MSQQGYDINSLFQEAQSRWLKPAEVLYVLQNHEKYQFTQEPPQRPTSGSLFLFNKRILRFFRRDGHNWRKKKDGRTVGEAHERLKVANVEALNCYYAHGEENPNFQRRSYWMLDAEYEHIVLVHYREITEGRPSPGSAALLSPGASSTLSPSPRSYTTNYPSASSATSDLHEPCQTLSSPASIEVSSEKVNEPKGVDGKGKFAGSSNLEVTLRRLEEQLSLNEESLKEVGPFSFQETEINGSELLDYGTGLTKQNHYSGLFPQTEEYAIHDQFFSGLAGMQDPSNSFVPLQDAGNAGEHPHQSYSFGRTDGSKESLSWNELLETCRTSSISKLQEEQLSSSRRELADQQEHSHWPNFSGPCDTNFTAPMLLSQEEEKFKIHALSSTIENHETSSDYYAMLFDQGSIPLEAGSRVTIAQKQRFTIQAVSPEWGYTDETTKIIVVGSFDCDPGEFTWTCMFGDNEVPIQIIQDGVIRCEAPPHPPGKVTLCITTGNRESCSEVREFEYRGKTSSCTHCNFSQTEATKSPEELLLLVRFVQMLLSDSSKQNIDSSEPRKYGELKADNDMWGHIIEALLFGNGAISSTVDWLIQELLKDKLPQWLASRTREGCEREACLLSKNEQGIIHMVAGLGYEWALNPILSHGVSINFRDISGWTALHWAARFGREKMVAALIASGASAGAVTDPTSQDPTGKTPASIASINEHRGLAGYLSEVALTSHLSSLTMEESELSKGPAEVQAEMTVNSLSKGYLGACEDQISLKDTLAAVRNATQAAARIQSAFRAHSFRRRQQSNAPGSIDVYGVNENDIQGLAAISKLTFGHARDYNSAALSIQKKYRGWKGRNDFLTLRQKVVKIQAHVRGYQVRKQYKVICWAVGVLDKVILRWRRKGVGLRGFRKEIEPIDESEDDEDILKVFRKQKVDAALDDAVSRVLSMVESPDARQQYRRMLERYRQAKAEIDNTAASTSLGDISDMENDDIYNYLQEQLPVPATLTYSSR; translated from the exons ATGTCGCAGCAAG GATATGATATCAATTCTCTCTTCCAAGAAGCTCAAAGCCGATGGCTGAAGCCTGCAGAAGTGCTTTATGTCCTACAAAATCATGAGAAGTACCAATTCACTCAGGAGCCTCCTCAAAGGCCAACAA GTggatctttgtttttatttaacaAGAGGATCCTTCGTTTCTTTCGTAGAGACGGTCATAATTGGCGCAAAAAGAAGGATGGAAGAACTGTCGGGGAAGCACATGAACGACTAAAG GTTGCAAATGTTGAAGCTTTAAATTGTTATTATGCTCATGGAGAAGAGAACCCGAATTTCCAGAGACGTAGCTATTGGATGTTGGACGC GGAGTATGAACACATTGTTCTTGTTCATTATAGAGAAATAACTGAG GGGAGGCCCAGCCCTGGATCTGCGGCCTTGTTATCACCTGGAGCCTCTTCTACTCTTAGTCCAAGCCCAAGGTCTTATACCACCAATTATCCAAGTGCCTCCTCTGCAACTAGTGATTTGCATGAACCATGTCAGACTTTATCAAGTCCAGCCTCCATTGAAGTTAGTTCTGAGAAAGTCAATGAGCCTAAAGGGGTGGATGGTAAAGGAAAGTTTGCTGGTTCATCGAACCTTGAGGTTACCTTGAGAAGGCTTGAGGAGCAGTTAAGTTTAAATGAAGAGAGCCTCAAAGAAGTCGGTCCATTTAGTTTTCAGGAGACAGAAATTAATGGCTCAGAACTTCTGGATTACGGAACGGGTTTGACAAAGCAGAATCACTATTCAGGGTTATTCCCTCAGACGGAAGAATATGCTATTCATGATCAATTTTTTAGCGGACTTGCTGGAATGCAAGATCCTTCAAACAGTTTTGTACCACTTCAAGATGCAG GTAATGCTGGTGAACATCCTCATCAGTCTTACTCGTTTGGCCGTACTGATGGAAGCAAAGAATCTCTATCTTGGAACGAGCTGCTAGAGACGTGTAGGACTTcatcaatttcaaagcttcag GAAGAGCAGCTATCTTCTTCAAGGAGGGAATTAGCTGATCAGCAAGAGCACTCTCATTGGCCAAACTTCAGTGGACCATGTGATACAAACT TTACAGCTCCTATGTTACTgtcacaagaagaagaaaaatttaAGATTCATGCACTTTCCTCCACAATAGAAAACCATGAAACTAGTTCTGACTACTATGCAATGCTCTTTGACCAAGGCAGTATACCTCTTGAAGCGGGTTCAAGGGTGACTATTGCACAAAAGCAGAGATTTACAATCCAGGCTGTATCACCAGAGTGGGGTTACACTGATGAGACTACTAAG ATCATCGTTGTTGGGTCTTTTGATTGTGATCCGGGAGAATTTACATGGACATGCATGTTTGGTGATAACGAAGTTCCTATTCAGATCATTCAGGATGGTGTTATCCGCTGTGAAGCTCCTCCTCATCCTCCTGGCAAGGTCACTTTATGCATTACTACTGGAAATCGAGAATCCTGCAGTGAAGTTAGAGAGTTTGAATACCGGGGTAAAACTAGTAGTTGCACTCATTGTAATTTCTCTCAAACAGAAGCTACAAAGAGTCCAGAAGAACTTCTGTTGCTTGTCAGATTTGTGCAGATGCTTCTGTCTGATTCATCAAAGCAGAACATAGACAGTTCGGAGCCTCGCAAATATGGAGAATTGAAAGCTGACAATGATATGTGGGGTCATATTATAGAGGCTCTGCTGTTCGGAAATGGAGCCATATCTAGTACTGTTGATTGGCTTATTCAAGAACTACTGAAGGACAAGTTGCCACAGTGGCTGGCTTCCAGAACCCGGGAAGGATGTGAGCGGGAAGCCTGTCTCTTGTCCAAAAATGAGCAAGGAATAATACACATGGTTGCTGGTTTGGGTTACGAATGGGCCTTGAACCCTATTCTCAGTCATGGAGTCAGCATAAATTTCCGAGACATCAGTGGATGGACTGCTCTCCATTGGGCTGCACGCTTTGGAAG GGAAAAAATGGTTGCTGCCCTGATAGCTTCTGGTGCATCAGCTGGGGCTGTGACAGATCCAACTTCACAGGATCCGACTGGTAAAACTCCGGCATCAATTGCATCAATTAATGAGCACAGAGGACTTGCTGGTTATCTTTCAGAGGTGGCTCTGACTAGCCATCTTTCATCCCTCACCATGGAAGAAAGTGAACTTTCTAAAGGTCCTGCAGAGGTTCAAGCAGAAATGACTGTAAATAGTTTATCAAAAGGGTATCTTGGGGCCTGCGAGGATCAAATTTCACTTAAAGATACCTTGGCGGCAGTTCGGAATGCAACTCAAGCTGCTGCACGTATACAATCTGCTTTCCGAGCACATTCTTTCCGTAGACGACAACAAAGTAATGCTCCTGGCAGCATAGATGTGTATGGTGTCAATGAGAATGACATTCAAGGGCTTGCAGCCATATCAAAACTAACCTTTGGTCATGCTCGTGATTACAACTCCGCTGCTTTATCCATTCAAAAGAAATATCGAGGTTGGAAAGGTCGCAATGATTTTCTGACATTACGCCAGAAAGTTGTGAAGATACAG GCTCATGTGAGAGGCTATCAAGTCAGGAAGCAATACAAGGTTATTTGTTGGGCTGTTGGAGTGTTAGATAAGGTTATCCTGCGATGGCGACGAAAAGGAGTTGGTTTGCGAGGTTTTCGGAAAGAGATAGAACCCATTGATGAGAGTGAAGACGATGAAGACATTCTCAAGGTGTTTCGCAAGCAGAAAGTGGATGCAGCTCTAGATGATGCTGTCTCACGTGTGTTGTCCATGGTTGAATCTCCTGATGCACGTCAACAATATCGTCGGATGCTAGAGAGGTACCGCCAAGCTAAG GCTGAAATTGATAACACAGCAGCGTCGACTTCTCTTGGTGACATCTCAGACATGGAGAATGATGATATATACAACTACCTGCAGGAGCAACTTCCAGTTCCAGCCACCCTTACTTACAGTTCTCGTTGA
- the LOC119999698 gene encoding uncharacterized protein LOC119999698, whose translation MLNWGPVFVAVVLFVLLTPGLLFQVPGRNRCVEFGNFHTSGASIMLHSLLYFALLCVLLIAVKVHLYLG comes from the coding sequence ATGTTGAATTGGGGTCCAGTGTTTGTTGCGGTGGTCCTGTTCGTGCTTCTGACGCCGGGGCTGCTGTTTCAGGTGCCAGGACGGAACCGCTGTGTGGAGTTCGGGAATTTCCATACCAGTGGAGCTTCAATAATGCTTCATTCCCTGCTCTACTTTGCTCTCCTTTGTGTCTTATTGATTGCGGTTAAAGTTCACTTGTATCTTGGCTAA